From a single Alloactinosynnema sp. L-07 genomic region:
- the cobC gene encoding Rv2231c family pyridoxal phosphate-dependent protein CobC yields MAAMTSSGSDEYALLRHHGDVDAEPGLLDFAVNVRGSRPPDWLRDRLVAAVDRLGTYPSAADDLAAREAVARRHGRAPDQVMILNGSAEGFALLPRLRPRLAALVHPSFTEPEVALRGAGVPIDRVQLDAADGYALHPERVPDEADLVVLGNPTNPTSTLHPRAVIRALARPGRVLLVDEAFMDALPGEPESLADDTDSPGLLVFRSLTKTWAVPGLRAGYALAAPELLTKLGADRPQWPVGTLVLEAVLACSEPRAVLHAESDALEIAEQRLELTSALKALGVEVNEPAAAPFLLVRVPDGERVREGLRARGIAVRRGDTFPGLSPDHLRIAVRERTAELLAALTAELAVEVTR; encoded by the coding sequence ATCGCCGCGATGACCAGCAGCGGATCCGACGAGTACGCCCTCCTGCGGCACCACGGCGACGTGGACGCCGAGCCGGGGCTTCTCGACTTCGCGGTCAACGTGCGCGGCAGCCGTCCGCCGGACTGGCTGCGCGACCGGCTCGTCGCCGCCGTCGACCGGCTCGGCACCTATCCCTCCGCCGCCGACGACCTCGCCGCGCGTGAAGCCGTCGCCCGCAGGCACGGTCGGGCGCCCGACCAGGTCATGATCCTCAACGGTTCCGCCGAGGGCTTCGCCTTGCTGCCGCGCCTGCGGCCGCGGCTCGCCGCGCTGGTGCACCCGTCGTTCACCGAGCCCGAGGTCGCGCTGCGCGGCGCCGGGGTGCCGATCGACCGAGTCCAGCTCGACGCGGCCGACGGCTATGCCCTGCATCCCGAGCGAGTTCCCGACGAGGCCGACCTCGTCGTCCTGGGCAACCCGACCAACCCCACCTCGACCCTGCACCCGCGTGCTGTCATCCGGGCGCTGGCCCGGCCGGGTCGGGTCCTGTTGGTCGACGAGGCGTTCATGGACGCCCTCCCCGGGGAGCCCGAGTCGCTCGCCGACGACACCGACAGCCCTGGGCTGCTGGTCTTCCGCAGCCTCACCAAGACCTGGGCCGTCCCCGGCCTGCGCGCGGGATACGCGCTCGCCGCGCCCGAACTCCTCACGAAACTCGGCGCGGACCGTCCACAGTGGCCGGTCGGCACGCTCGTGCTGGAAGCCGTCCTGGCCTGCTCCGAACCGCGCGCCGTGCTCCATGCCGAGAGTGACGCACTGGAGATCGCCGAGCAGCGGCTGGAACTGACCTCGGCGCTCAAGGCGCTGGGGGTCGAGGTGAACGAGCCCGCGGCGGCGCCGTTCCTGCTGGTCCGCGTGCCTGACGGCGAGCGGGTGCGCGAAGGGCTGCGCGCGCGGGGGATCGCCGTCCGCCGGGGCGACACGTTCCCCGGCCTGAGCCCCGACCACCTCCGGATCGCGGTCCGCGAGCGCACCGCCGAACTCCTCGCCGCCCTGACCGCCGAACTCGCCGTGGAGGTGACCAGGTGA
- a CDS encoding Nif3-like dinuclear metal center hexameric protein translates to MTTVAAAIAALDAAYPPALAESWDAVGLVCGDPADELTKVLICVDPVESTVDEAIVAGAQLIVAHHPLLLRGVHGVGTDTPKGSLVHRMVRAGVALFCAHTNADAADPGVSDALAEAIGVKVTGPLNPNPDGTTGIGRVGTLDRPEPFAVFVERVARALPATAGGVRAAGDPNRRVETVAVSGGAGDSYLAAATAAGVDAYVTADLRHHPASEHLAAGGPALVDLAHWASEWPWCEQAAGVLRAALGANVDVTVSVLRTDPWTAQAAGAPTRTGRFTG, encoded by the coding sequence GTGACCACCGTCGCCGCCGCGATCGCCGCGCTGGACGCCGCCTATCCGCCCGCCCTCGCCGAGTCCTGGGACGCCGTCGGCCTGGTCTGCGGCGACCCGGCCGACGAGCTCACCAAGGTCCTCATCTGCGTCGACCCTGTTGAGTCCACTGTGGACGAGGCGATCGTCGCTGGCGCGCAGCTGATCGTCGCCCACCACCCGCTGCTGCTGCGCGGCGTCCACGGTGTGGGCACCGACACCCCCAAGGGCTCGCTGGTGCACCGCATGGTCCGCGCGGGCGTGGCCCTGTTCTGCGCCCATACCAACGCCGACGCCGCCGACCCAGGGGTGTCCGACGCGCTCGCCGAGGCCATCGGCGTCAAGGTCACCGGCCCGCTCAACCCCAATCCCGACGGCACCACCGGCATCGGCCGCGTCGGCACCCTCGATCGGCCCGAGCCCTTCGCCGTGTTCGTCGAGCGGGTGGCCCGCGCGCTGCCCGCCACCGCGGGCGGGGTCCGGGCCGCGGGCGACCCGAACCGCCGGGTCGAGACCGTCGCGGTCTCCGGCGGCGCGGGCGACTCCTACCTGGCCGCGGCGACGGCCGCGGGCGTCGACGCCTACGTCACCGCCGACCTGCGCCACCACCCCGCCAGCGAGCATCTGGCCGCGGGCGGACCCGCACTGGTCGACCTCGCGCACTGGGCAAGCGAGTGGCCGTGGTGCGAGCAGGCCGCGGGGGTCCTGCGGGCCGCCCTCGGCGCTAATGTCGACGTCACAGTCTCCGTTCTCCGCACCGATCCCTGGACCGCCCAGGCCGCAGGCGCGCCGACCCGAACCGGGAGGTTCACCGGGTGA
- a CDS encoding zinc ribbon domain-containing protein, producing MKADPAVQRRLLDLAEVDAELSRAQHRRRTMPELAEITEAEKAVQTRRDAQVAIQTQLDDLDREVARQEKEIDAVRAREERDRALLAGGTVGAKQLTDLEHELATLERRQGVLEDDLLELMERREAVEMDGKHAGVELARAEEKLADGVRRRDENLTDIGTIEARRAEDRTKVLSGMPADLLAVYERRRTQKGIGAALLRARRCGACRIELDSREISRIREAPADDVIECEECGAILVRTPESGL from the coding sequence GTGAAAGCCGATCCCGCTGTCCAACGCCGTCTACTCGACCTCGCGGAGGTGGACGCCGAACTCTCGCGCGCGCAGCACCGCAGGCGGACCATGCCGGAGCTGGCCGAGATCACCGAAGCGGAGAAGGCCGTCCAGACCAGGCGCGACGCCCAGGTCGCGATCCAGACCCAGCTCGACGACCTCGACCGCGAGGTGGCCAGGCAGGAGAAGGAGATCGACGCCGTACGCGCCCGCGAGGAGCGCGACCGCGCCCTGCTGGCGGGCGGCACCGTCGGCGCCAAGCAGCTCACCGATCTGGAGCACGAGCTGGCCACCCTGGAGCGGCGGCAGGGCGTCCTCGAGGACGACCTGCTGGAGCTGATGGAACGCCGCGAGGCCGTCGAGATGGACGGCAAGCACGCGGGCGTCGAACTCGCCAGGGCCGAGGAGAAGCTCGCCGACGGGGTCCGCCGCCGCGACGAGAACCTCACCGACATCGGCACCATCGAGGCCCGCCGCGCCGAGGACCGCACCAAGGTCCTGTCCGGAATGCCCGCCGACCTGCTCGCCGTCTACGAGCGCAGGCGCACCCAGAAGGGCATCGGCGCCGCCCTGCTGCGCGCCCGCCGCTGCGGGGCGTGCCGCATCGAGCTCGACTCGCGGGAGATCTCCCGGATCAGGGAGGCCCCGGCCGACGACGTCATCGAGTGCGAGGAGTGCGGGGCGATCCTGGTCCGTACCCCGGAGTCCGGCCTGTGA
- a CDS encoding bifunctional RNase H/acid phosphatase, with the protein MKVIVEADGGSRGNPGPAGYGAVVFDADTRAVLAERGEGIGVATNNVAEYRGLIAGLEAAAELGATSVQVLMDSKLVVEQMMGRWQVKHPAMQPLAARAKELVRDFRDVDFTWIPRDRNKHADRLANAAMDRQAGIEPKTATKAPEVVPAWTGAQGEPTRLLLLRHGQTAMSVDRRYSGRGDVPLTDAGELQAEAAATRLAKLVDPQTPIVASPLTRTLRTAEAVAAATGGEVTVHQGLIETDFGTWEGLTFPEASAKDPQLHSRWLSDTSIPAPGGESMDEVHRRVRKTRDDLIARHGGKTIVVVSHVTPIKSLLRMGLDVGPSLLFRLHLDLASLSIVEFYPDGNASVRLVNDTSHLAD; encoded by the coding sequence GTGAAGGTCATCGTCGAGGCCGACGGCGGGTCCCGGGGCAACCCGGGCCCGGCGGGCTACGGCGCGGTCGTCTTCGACGCCGACACCCGGGCCGTGCTGGCCGAACGCGGCGAAGGCATCGGCGTCGCGACCAACAACGTCGCGGAATACAGAGGCCTGATCGCGGGCCTGGAGGCGGCGGCGGAACTCGGCGCCACCTCGGTCCAGGTGCTCATGGACTCCAAACTCGTCGTCGAACAGATGATGGGCCGTTGGCAGGTCAAACACCCGGCGATGCAGCCACTGGCCGCCCGCGCGAAGGAATTGGTCCGCGACTTCCGCGACGTCGACTTCACCTGGATCCCGCGCGACCGCAACAAGCACGCCGACCGCCTGGCCAACGCGGCCATGGACCGCCAAGCGGGCATCGAACCCAAGACGGCGACCAAGGCGCCGGAGGTCGTCCCCGCCTGGACCGGCGCGCAGGGCGAGCCGACCCGCCTGCTGCTGCTCCGCCACGGCCAGACCGCCATGTCCGTGGACCGCCGCTACTCCGGCCGGGGCGACGTCCCCCTCACCGACGCGGGCGAACTCCAAGCCGAGGCAGCGGCCACCCGCCTGGCCAAGCTGGTAGACCCACAGACCCCGATCGTCGCGAGCCCCCTGACCCGCACCCTCCGCACCGCCGAGGCCGTAGCCGCCGCCACCGGCGGCGAGGTCACCGTCCACCAGGGCCTCATCGAAACCGACTTCGGCACCTGGGAGGGCCTGACCTTCCCCGAGGCGTCGGCCAAAGACCCGCAGCTCCACTCCCGCTGGCTCTCCGACACCTCGATCCCCGCCCCGGGCGGCGAGAGCATGGACGAGGTCCACCGAAGGGTCCGCAAAACCCGCGACGACCTCATAGCCCGCCACGGCGGCAAGACGATCGTGGTTGTCAGCCACGTAACCCCGATCAAGTCCCTGCTGCGCATGGGCCTGGACGTAGGCCCCTCACTACTGTTCCGCTTGCACCTCGACCTGGCATCACTGTCGATCGTCGAGTTCTACCCCGACGGCAACGCCTCAGTACGGCTGGTCAACGACACATCACACCTGGCCGACTAA
- the ssuE gene encoding NADPH-dependent FMN reductase, with amino-acid sequence MASVVIISGSPSADARAGILVRHVSEGLRGVGHAVHTISVRDLPTVALLSEDVEHLAIRSAIEAIGRADGVVVASPVYRAAYSGLVKCLLDLLPKGLLAGRVVLPIATGGTQGHVVAIDFALRPLLAAIGATDVLPGHFVLDRLIAGVEEGGYLRALAAASLQEALGGFTRALSSPIALTG; translated from the coding sequence GTGGCGTCGGTAGTGATCATTTCCGGCAGCCCGTCGGCGGACGCGCGGGCGGGAATCCTGGTGCGGCACGTGTCCGAGGGGCTGCGCGGGGTCGGGCACGCGGTGCACACGATCTCGGTGCGGGACCTGCCGACGGTCGCGCTGCTGTCCGAGGATGTCGAACACCTGGCTATCCGGTCGGCGATCGAGGCGATCGGGCGGGCTGACGGGGTCGTGGTCGCGAGTCCGGTCTATCGGGCGGCCTACAGCGGGCTGGTGAAGTGTCTGCTCGATCTGCTGCCGAAGGGGCTGCTGGCCGGCCGGGTGGTGCTGCCGATCGCGACTGGTGGGACGCAGGGGCATGTGGTGGCGATCGACTTCGCGCTGCGGCCGTTGCTGGCCGCGATTGGTGCGACGGATGTGTTGCCGGGGCACTTTGTGCTTGATCGGTTGATCGCTGGGGTGGAGGAGGGCGGGTATTTGCGGGCGCTGGCTGCTGCTTCGTTGCAGGAGGCGTTGGGTGGGTTTACGCGCGCTCTGTCTTCGCCTATCGCTCTGACGGGCTGA
- a CDS encoding ATP-binding protein produces MFGRGKREPEALASYPAGHPHDRAGAHGKHAKYEQAAARKRGKRLPGEQSLPAYTPEIAARSIDGHLLRTGSDVYAWYRLTPQRWSFRSDSQRQDLIAAIAGQYAELSGRWMHLRVTTRPYPIRMWAEAHVHNAVNRLPDVPGALSFDDYLVGEQQQLMGRSMAEKEVYLGVQVQTRNVMDRAVERAAPLLRKVFPDAVDAELLAIESEVEHLDQVIGSAGLEGRPVTAEEISWLMHRSCSLGLPAPRNMPAVPGAAWEPEDLASFTDAADFHQDPYSPTVTVRGRTGSNAGVSRHVTVLTVGMMHGLQIPEIDDPWVQRADRLPASVEWSARIYVRRPEEVQGELQRQMNKVRSQVKHYTDEHELEPPQSLARQASRVLEIDDEMTSGFTALATRVRSWWRLAVSGPTERDALRLAQQLLDLYKPKVAIEHPEAQYAMAREFIPGEPLASAAYLRRGSVVWAASAVPTATAEVGDRRGILLGETCTATRRPVAWDPWMAQEIRDSSGLTAMVAGLGGGKSFLGGGIVYKTLRAGAHWTILDPSGPLARLCDLPELRPYARPINLLNAQAGILNPYRVVAEPRLEHFLDEDDPERAWRREKALAAATRRRLVLDVLSGLLPYEVARLPQSRIVLLRAVRTVGGRGDADPSLVFDALRRDASEHHEHAVVVADFLDEMKERMSLLIPERGADPYDEQRDDRLTVLTMAGLTLPKDGVGREHWTDAEALGVEMLNLAAWLTQRSIYEKPKDMRKGVWIDEAFFLSEVPTGRVLMNRFARDSRKWNVRVLLSSQIPADFLKIQGFVALLDSVFIGRLDDDQAQSDALRLLKVPVGAGYEQVVASLGRRPGVQRGLVERDTAPRQFIFGDGAGGVERIRIDLSGAHLDHLRGVMDTTPDAMRDKARQAALPPAHVAAPEPGLPEPEPVDGSTLPSDEEFERAAEFELGLTEDDYLGEPSPDPEPKDKKRGREDAA; encoded by the coding sequence GTGTTCGGACGCGGTAAGCGTGAGCCGGAAGCGCTCGCGTCGTACCCGGCGGGACACCCGCACGACCGAGCCGGGGCCCACGGCAAACACGCCAAGTACGAGCAGGCCGCCGCCCGCAAGCGCGGCAAGCGTCTGCCGGGCGAGCAGAGCCTGCCCGCGTACACCCCGGAGATCGCCGCCCGCAGCATCGACGGCCACCTGCTGCGCACCGGCTCCGACGTCTACGCCTGGTACCGGCTCACCCCGCAGCGCTGGTCGTTCCGCTCCGACTCGCAGCGCCAGGACCTCATCGCCGCCATCGCGGGTCAGTACGCCGAGCTCTCGGGCCGCTGGATGCACCTGCGGGTCACCACCCGGCCGTACCCGATCCGCATGTGGGCCGAGGCGCACGTGCACAACGCGGTCAACCGGCTGCCCGACGTGCCCGGCGCGCTGTCCTTCGACGACTACCTCGTCGGCGAGCAGCAGCAGCTGATGGGCCGCTCGATGGCGGAGAAAGAGGTCTACCTGGGTGTCCAGGTGCAGACCCGAAACGTCATGGACCGCGCCGTCGAGCGGGCCGCCCCGCTGTTGCGCAAGGTCTTCCCCGACGCCGTGGACGCCGAACTGCTGGCCATCGAGTCCGAGGTCGAGCACCTCGACCAGGTGATCGGCTCCGCGGGCCTGGAGGGCCGCCCGGTCACCGCCGAGGAGATCTCCTGGCTGATGCATCGGTCGTGCTCGCTGGGCCTTCCCGCCCCGCGCAACATGCCCGCGGTGCCCGGCGCGGCCTGGGAGCCAGAGGACCTGGCCAGCTTCACCGACGCCGCCGACTTCCACCAGGACCCGTACTCGCCGACGGTCACCGTCCGTGGCCGCACCGGCTCCAACGCGGGCGTCTCCCGACACGTCACCGTGCTGACGGTCGGCATGATGCACGGCCTGCAGATCCCCGAGATCGACGACCCGTGGGTCCAGCGCGCCGACCGGCTGCCCGCCTCGGTGGAATGGTCCGCGCGCATCTACGTGCGTCGGCCAGAAGAGGTCCAGGGCGAGTTGCAGCGGCAGATGAACAAGGTCCGCTCGCAGGTCAAGCACTACACCGACGAGCACGAGCTGGAGCCGCCGCAGTCGCTGGCCCGGCAGGCGAGCCGGGTGCTGGAGATCGACGACGAGATGACCTCGGGCTTCACCGCCCTGGCCACCCGGGTCCGGTCCTGGTGGCGGCTGGCGGTGTCCGGCCCGACCGAGCGCGACGCGCTGCGCCTGGCCCAACAGTTGCTCGACCTCTACAAGCCGAAGGTGGCCATCGAGCACCCCGAGGCGCAGTACGCGATGGCGCGGGAGTTCATCCCCGGCGAGCCGCTGGCCTCGGCGGCCTACCTGCGCCGCGGCTCGGTCGTCTGGGCGGCCTCGGCCGTGCCGACCGCCACGGCAGAGGTCGGCGACCGGCGCGGCATCCTGCTCGGCGAGACCTGCACCGCGACCCGGCGCCCGGTGGCGTGGGACCCGTGGATGGCCCAGGAAATCCGCGACTCGTCCGGACTGACCGCCATGGTCGCCGGGCTCGGTGGCGGCAAGTCCTTCCTCGGCGGCGGCATCGTCTACAAGACGCTGCGCGCGGGCGCGCACTGGACGATCCTCGACCCGTCGGGCCCGCTGGCCCGGCTCTGCGACCTGCCCGAACTGCGGCCCTACGCCCGGCCGATCAACCTGCTCAACGCCCAGGCGGGCATCCTCAACCCTTACCGCGTGGTCGCCGAGCCTCGACTGGAACATTTCCTGGACGAGGACGACCCGGAACGCGCCTGGCGCCGGGAAAAGGCGCTGGCCGCCGCGACCCGCCGCCGTCTCGTGCTCGATGTGCTGTCGGGCCTGCTGCCCTACGAGGTCGCGCGCCTCCCGCAGAGCCGCATCGTGCTGCTGCGGGCCGTGCGCACCGTCGGTGGCCGGGGCGACGCCGACCCGAGCCTGGTGTTCGACGCGCTGCGCCGCGACGCCAGCGAGCACCACGAGCACGCCGTCGTGGTCGCCGACTTCCTCGACGAGATGAAGGAGCGCATGTCGCTGCTCATCCCCGAGCGCGGCGCCGACCCGTACGACGAGCAGCGCGACGACCGGCTGACCGTGCTGACCATGGCGGGCCTGACCCTGCCCAAGGACGGTGTCGGCCGCGAGCACTGGACCGACGCCGAGGCCCTTGGCGTGGAGATGCTCAACCTGGCCGCCTGGCTCACCCAGCGCTCGATCTACGAGAAGCCCAAGGACATGCGCAAGGGCGTCTGGATCGACGAGGCGTTCTTCCTCTCCGAGGTCCCGACCGGCCGCGTGCTGATGAACCGCTTCGCGCGTGACTCGCGAAAGTGGAACGTCCGGGTCCTGCTGTCCTCGCAGATCCCGGCCGACTTCCTCAAGATCCAAGGCTTCGTGGCCTTGCTGGACTCGGTCTTCATCGGCCGCCTGGACGACGACCAGGCCCAGTCCGACGCTTTGCGCCTGCTCAAGGTGCCGGTCGGCGCGGGCTACGAGCAGGTCGTGGCCAGCCTCGGCCGCCGCCCCGGCGTGCAGCGCGGCCTGGTCGAGCGCGACACCGCGCCCCGCCAGTTCATCTTCGGCGACGGCGCGGGCGGCGTGGAGCGCATCCGGATCGACCTGTCCGGCGCCCACCTCGACCACCTGCGCGGGGTCATGGACACCACCCCGGACGCCATGCGCGACAAGGCCCGCCAGGCCGCGCTGCCGCCCGCCCACGTGGCCGCCCCCGAGCCGGGACTGCCCGAACCAGAGCCGGTCGACGGCTCGACCCTGCCCAGCGACGAGGAGTTCGAACGCGCCGCCGAGTTCGAGTTGGGCCTGACCGAGGACGACTACCTCGGCGAGCCCAGCCCGGACCCGGAACCGAAAGACAAGAAACGCGGTCGTGAGGACGCGGCATGA
- a CDS encoding C40 family peptidase: MRGAVVIGVLAAAGLVTVISTGVLTVVSSDQAADALQTRSLSCNASLGPATTGPAGSGAGDAGRLTDEQRGTVALIISIGKQRDLAPRAWQVAIQAGMTESGLRSLNYGDRDSLGIFQMRPSMGWGSPAEVTNPTYAVNKFYDVLLKVPDWENQRPGESAQDVERSAFPDRYHRWEAMASHLIGELGQVTNATGCGQGMGVLLPPSAMAGSAIQFALGQQGKPYVWGAPTTHQNSYDCSSLMLQAYRSAGVTLPRTSREQYRAGALLPVEQAQPGDLLFWAYDERDPRTIHHVAMYLGDGKIVEAQQSGVPVHIRSVSWTEGELVNQAVRPGV; encoded by the coding sequence ATGCGCGGGGCGGTGGTGATCGGCGTCCTGGCGGCAGCCGGTCTGGTCACGGTGATCAGCACCGGGGTGCTCACCGTGGTGAGCAGCGATCAGGCGGCGGACGCGCTGCAGACGCGCTCGCTGTCGTGCAACGCCTCCCTGGGCCCGGCCACGACCGGGCCCGCGGGCTCCGGCGCGGGTGACGCGGGCAGGCTCACCGACGAGCAGCGCGGCACGGTCGCGCTGATCATCTCCATCGGCAAGCAGCGCGACCTCGCGCCGCGCGCCTGGCAGGTGGCGATCCAGGCGGGCATGACCGAGTCCGGGCTGCGGAGCCTCAACTACGGCGACCGCGACTCGCTGGGCATCTTCCAGATGCGGCCGTCGATGGGCTGGGGCTCGCCCGCCGAGGTCACCAACCCGACCTACGCGGTCAACAAGTTCTACGACGTGCTGCTCAAGGTGCCCGACTGGGAGAACCAGCGGCCCGGCGAGTCGGCCCAGGACGTCGAGCGGTCGGCCTTCCCCGACCGCTATCACCGCTGGGAGGCCATGGCCAGCCATCTCATCGGTGAGCTGGGCCAGGTCACCAACGCCACCGGCTGCGGTCAGGGCATGGGCGTGCTGCTGCCGCCGTCCGCGATGGCGGGGTCGGCCATCCAGTTCGCGCTGGGCCAGCAGGGCAAGCCCTACGTCTGGGGCGCCCCGACCACGCACCAGAACTCCTACGACTGCTCCAGCCTGATGTTGCAGGCCTACCGCAGCGCCGGGGTCACCCTGCCGCGCACCTCGCGCGAGCAGTACCGGGCGGGCGCGCTGCTGCCCGTCGAGCAGGCCCAGCCGGGCGACCTGCTGTTCTGGGCCTACGACGAGCGCGATCCCCGCACGATCCACCATGTCGCGATGTACCTCGGGGACGGCAAGATCGTCGAGGCACAGCAGAGCGGTGTGCCGGTCCACATCAGGTCGGTGTCGTGGACCGAAGGCGAACTGGTCAACCAGGCCGTCCGGCCGGGCGTCTGA
- a CDS encoding RNB domain-containing ribonuclease, with protein MIGTDGAEVDFGRVREDFSLSKQFPAAALAEAEKAVSEGPKGDRVDATDLPLITIDPPGAKDLDQAMFIERVGDGFRVHYAIADLGAFVVPDGALDTEVRRRGQTIYLPDGNVPLHPTVLSEGIASLLPDQTSPAALWTIDLDADGEPTSATVRRAWVRSIAQFDYETVQAAVDEGRQHPSIAALPALGDLRREHAIRRGAVELQLPEQEVEPDADEGWRLVLRPRTKVDAWNAEISLLTGMSAAKIMLDAGIGVLRTLPDPDDGALAWLRRSAKVLGIEWPKDATVAELLAGLDASRPEALALFMDATRLLRGAGYTVFDGSAPELSTHAGIAASYAHVTAPLRRLVDRFGTEICLALCAGEEVPEWVRAALPLLPDLMEGSDSLASKVDRACLDQVEAWVLADRVGHEFDAVVLRAEGGSAEIFIAEPPVLGRCAGEGLPEGETIRVRLTAADATERRVEFERVEETA; from the coding sequence GTGATCGGGACCGATGGGGCCGAAGTCGACTTCGGCCGGGTGCGCGAGGACTTCAGCCTGTCCAAGCAGTTTCCGGCCGCGGCGCTGGCCGAGGCCGAGAAAGCGGTGTCGGAGGGGCCCAAAGGCGACCGCGTCGACGCCACCGACCTGCCCCTGATCACCATCGACCCGCCCGGCGCCAAAGATCTCGACCAGGCGATGTTCATCGAACGCGTCGGCGACGGCTTCCGCGTGCACTACGCCATCGCCGACCTTGGTGCCTTCGTCGTGCCGGACGGCGCGCTCGACACCGAGGTCCGCCGCCGCGGCCAGACGATCTACCTGCCCGACGGCAACGTCCCGCTGCACCCGACCGTGCTGTCGGAGGGCATCGCCAGCCTGCTGCCCGACCAGACCAGCCCGGCGGCGCTGTGGACGATCGACCTCGACGCCGACGGCGAGCCGACCTCGGCCACCGTCCGCCGCGCGTGGGTCCGCTCGATCGCCCAGTTCGACTACGAGACCGTGCAGGCCGCGGTCGACGAAGGCCGCCAGCACCCCTCCATCGCCGCCCTGCCCGCACTGGGCGACCTGCGCCGCGAGCACGCCATCCGGCGCGGCGCGGTCGAGCTGCAGCTGCCCGAGCAGGAGGTCGAGCCCGACGCGGACGAGGGCTGGCGGCTCGTGCTGCGCCCGCGCACCAAGGTCGACGCGTGGAACGCCGAGATCTCGCTGCTCACCGGCATGTCCGCGGCCAAGATCATGCTCGACGCGGGCATCGGCGTCCTGCGCACGCTGCCCGATCCCGACGACGGCGCACTGGCGTGGCTGCGCCGCTCGGCCAAGGTCCTGGGCATCGAGTGGCCCAAGGACGCCACCGTCGCCGAGCTGCTCGCCGGGCTCGACGCGTCGCGGCCGGAGGCGCTGGCCCTGTTCATGGACGCGACCAGGCTGCTGCGCGGCGCGGGCTACACCGTCTTCGACGGCAGTGCCCCGGAACTGAGCACGCACGCGGGCATCGCGGCCTCCTACGCCCATGTCACCGCCCCGCTGCGCAGGCTGGTCGACCGGTTCGGCACCGAGATCTGCCTTGCCCTGTGCGCGGGCGAAGAGGTGCCCGAGTGGGTGCGCGCGGCGCTGCCGCTGCTGCCGGACCTGATGGAGGGCTCCGACAGCCTGGCGAGCAAGGTCGACCGCGCGTGCCTGGACCAGGTCGAGGCATGGGTGCTCGCCGACCGCGTCGGCCACGAGTTCGACGCGGTGGTGCTGCGCGCCGAGGGCGGGTCGGCGGAGATCTTCATCGCCGAGCCGCCGGTCCTGGGCCGGTGCGCGGGCGAGGGCCTGCCCGAGGGCGAGACGATCCGGGTGCGGTTGACCGCCGCTGACGCGACCGAGCGTCGGGTGGAGTTCGAGCGGGTGGAGGAGACGGCGTGA
- the npdG gene encoding NADPH-dependent F420 reductase: MTDISGLKIGVLGGTGPQGRGLALRWAKAGLTVIIGSRAADRAETAAAELRELAGVEAIIGLDNAGCAGAADVVLVAVPWDGHRELLESLRAELTGKIVIDCVNPLGFDKQGPFALPVEEGSAAQQAERVLPESRVTAAFHHVSAVLLADLGVSEMDIDVLVLGDDREATDVVRALADAIPGTRGIYGGRLRNAHQVEAFTANLIAINKRYKAHAGIRVTDV; the protein is encoded by the coding sequence GTGACGGACATCAGCGGGCTCAAGATCGGTGTGCTTGGCGGGACCGGTCCGCAGGGCCGCGGCCTGGCGCTGCGCTGGGCGAAGGCGGGGCTGACGGTGATCATCGGCTCCCGCGCCGCCGACCGCGCCGAGACCGCCGCCGCCGAACTGCGTGAGCTGGCGGGCGTCGAGGCCATCATCGGGCTGGACAACGCGGGCTGTGCCGGGGCGGCCGACGTCGTGCTCGTCGCCGTGCCGTGGGACGGCCACCGCGAGCTGCTGGAGTCCCTGCGCGCCGAGCTGACCGGCAAGATCGTCATCGACTGCGTGAACCCGCTGGGCTTCGACAAGCAGGGCCCGTTCGCCCTGCCGGTCGAGGAGGGCAGCGCGGCCCAGCAGGCCGAGCGGGTGCTGCCCGAGTCACGGGTGACCGCGGCGTTCCACCACGTCTCGGCGGTGCTGCTCGCCGACCTCGGAGTGTCCGAAATGGACATCGACGTGCTGGTGCTCGGCGACGACCGCGAGGCCACCGACGTGGTCCGCGCGCTGGCCGACGCGATCCCCGGCACCCGGGGCATCTATGGCGGCAGGCTGCGCAACGCCCACCAGGTCGAGGCGTTCACCGCCAACCTGATCGCGATCAACAAGCGGTACAAGGCGCACGCGGGCATCCGCGTCACCGATGTATGA